In a genomic window of Prochlorococcus marinus subsp. marinus str. CCMP1375:
- a CDS encoding phosphoglycerate kinase, whose amino-acid sequence MAKRSLSNLSVEDLCGKRVLVRVDFNVPLNEEGSITDDTRIRAALPTIQHLIEKEARVILSAHFGRPKGKVNEDMRLTPVSQRLSELLGKTVVKTESCIGPDAEKKVHEMSNGDVVLLENVRFIGEEEKNDSEFAKKLASLAEVYVNDAFGAAHRAHASTEGVTNYLSPSVAGYLMEKELKYLQGAIDSPQRPLAAIVGGSKVSSKIGVLESLIDKCDKVLIGGGMIFTFYKARGLSVGKSLVEDDKLDLARALEKKAKEKGVQLLLPSDVVLADNFSPDASSQMVQIDSIPEGWMGLDIGKESVKLFQDALADCKTVIWNGPMGVFEFDKFANGTNSISTTLAELSAKGCCTIIGGGDSVAAVEKAGLASKMSHISTGGGASLELLEGKVLPGVAALDDEI is encoded by the coding sequence ATGGCAAAGCGTTCTCTCTCAAATCTCAGCGTAGAGGACCTATGCGGCAAGAGAGTTTTGGTCAGGGTTGACTTTAATGTCCCATTGAACGAAGAAGGTTCAATAACTGATGACACAAGGATTCGTGCGGCTTTACCAACTATTCAGCACTTAATTGAAAAAGAGGCCAGAGTCATTCTTTCCGCTCATTTTGGTAGGCCCAAAGGAAAGGTCAATGAAGATATGCGTCTCACTCCAGTTTCTCAAAGGTTGAGTGAATTATTAGGTAAAACCGTTGTCAAAACAGAAAGTTGTATTGGACCTGATGCAGAAAAAAAGGTACATGAAATGTCTAATGGTGATGTAGTTCTTCTTGAGAATGTTCGCTTTATCGGAGAAGAAGAAAAAAATGATTCAGAATTTGCAAAGAAATTAGCCTCTTTAGCTGAAGTTTATGTCAATGATGCTTTTGGTGCCGCTCACAGAGCTCATGCTTCAACTGAAGGCGTTACGAATTACCTAAGCCCAAGCGTTGCTGGTTATTTAATGGAGAAAGAGCTTAAGTATTTGCAAGGTGCTATTGATTCCCCTCAACGTCCTTTGGCAGCAATTGTTGGAGGATCTAAGGTCAGCAGTAAAATAGGTGTATTAGAATCTTTGATTGATAAATGTGACAAGGTCCTAATAGGTGGAGGAATGATCTTCACTTTTTATAAAGCTCGTGGATTATCTGTAGGCAAAAGTTTAGTTGAGGATGACAAGCTTGATCTTGCTAGAGCTCTTGAGAAAAAGGCAAAAGAAAAAGGAGTGCAATTATTATTACCCAGTGATGTTGTACTTGCCGACAATTTCTCTCCAGATGCTTCTAGTCAGATGGTTCAGATTGATTCCATTCCTGAAGGATGGATGGGCTTAGATATCGGAAAGGAATCAGTGAAATTATTTCAAGATGCTTTGGCTGATTGTAAGACTGTTATTTGGAATGGACCTATGGGTGTTTTTGAATTTGATAAATTTGCAAATGGTACAAACTCTATCTCAACTACATTGGCAGAATTAAGTGCAAAAGGTTGCTGCACAATTATTGGAGGAGGGGATTCTGTTGCTGCAGTAGAAAAGGCAGGACTTGCCTCTAAAATGTCTCATATTTCAACTGGTGGTGGAGCAAGTTTAGAATTATTGGAAGGCAAGGTCCTTCCAGGTGTTGCTGCTTTGGATGACGAAATTTGA